Genomic segment of Chloroflexota bacterium:
CGCCAGCAGCACATCGTACAGCAGCCGGCGTCACAGGCTACGCACGGACACGCCGGAGGACACGGACGCGCGGCAGCCTCAGCCGCTCTCCGCCACCTGCCGCGCATGCTCCACCTGGACCGGGTCCGCGCAGAGGATCAGGATGTCGTCCTCCACCAGCACGCGGTCCGGCGGCGGGTTGAAGATGTGGTGACGGTCGCCGGCCGCCCGCATCGCGAACACGATGGTGCCGGTGCGGGCCTGCATGTCGAGTGCGCCGAGCGTCTTGCCGGCCCCGCCCACGCCGACTCGCACCTCCTGCACCCGGATCGGGCTTGGCTCGCGGAGCATCGCGTCCAGGACGCTGACGACGTGGGGCCGCAGCATCTCCGAGGCGATCCGCAGCGCCCCGATCCGCGAGGTCGAGACGACGGCGTCCGCACCGACCTTCTGCAGGCGCGCGTTGGCGTCGTCGGCGATGACCCGCGTCACGATCCGCATGTTCGGGTTCAGATCGCGCGCCGTCAGCAGCGTGAACAGGTTGTCTTTGTCGGCCGGCATGCAGGCGGCCAGCCCGAACGCCTGCTCGACGCCGGCGTGCTTGAGCACCTCGACATCGGTCGCGTCGCCGGCGATGGTCAGGATGGTCGGATCGCGCTTGCGGAGCGTTTGCAGCCGGCCGTCGTCCAGCTCGATCACGACGAACGGCATCTCGGCCTTCGTCAGCTCCTCCGCGATGTGCCGCCCGGTCTGGCCGCCGCCGCAGACGATGACATGGTTCTTGAGGGCGCAGATCTGCCGTTCCATACGTCGGCGCTCCCAGACATCAGAGACGGTGCCCTCGACCCAGAGCGCCGTCATGGTGCTGAAGCCGTAGGCGACCACGCCCACGCCGGCCACGATCAGCACCATCGTGAACGCCCGGCCGGCCATCGACAACGGGTAGACCTCGCCGTAGCCGATGGTCGCCAGGGTGATGACGGTCATGTAGAGACCGTCGAAGAGGCTCCACCCTTCGATGACGACGTAGCCGAGTGTGCCGACGACGCCGACGACCATCAGCAGCAGCCAGACCTGCCCTACGCGCTGTTGGAGTGTCATCAGTCACCCCAGATTGCAGCCGCCCTCGCCGGGACCACACTGACCGTAAAGAGATGTCACCCCGACCGCGGCGAGGAACGAGCGGAGTGGAGGGATCTTCTCCTCTCGTGGCGTGGGGGAAGATCCCTCGACTCCACTCGCAAGCTCGTTCCGCTCGGGATGACGGGGTAGGAAGTCGCAAGCCCTGCCCTGCGCCTGTCGAATGGGTCGTTCCGCTCAGGATGACGGAAGCCTTCACCTGTGGCGTTGTCGTCGAGCATCGGGTGTTCGAGGTCTGCCTCCCCCAGCCATCCTGGAGACCGGTCAACCTTCAGCTTGCGCCGCAGGCCGGGTCCACATCCCCGGTCACGCTGTTCCCCTGCACCGTCAGCGTTCCCGGATTGTCGCCGCAGCGCAGCTCGCCGCCAATCGTGTTCTCGGTGATCTCGATCCCGTCGCCGTTGCTCGTCAGCAGCAGCGCCCCGCCTATCGTCGTCTTGTTGACGGTCACGCCGCCGGCCGTCCCGACGACGGTCAGCGAGCCGGCCACGTCGCTCGTCCGCACCGCGACGGGGCCGCCGCCTTCGGCCAGCAGCTCGCCCATCAGCCGCGAGCCGTCAATCGTGATGGCCTGGCCGCCCTCGGACTTGACGTTCCCCGCCACTGTCGTGCCCATCAGTTGCAGCGTGCCGCCGGGCTTCACCTCGATGTTCCCGAAGTGCTGGGCGTTCTCCAGCGAGCAGGTCACCCCTGGCGGCACGATCAGGTCGCCGGCCGTGGCCGAGCCGAGCGCCGGCTGGACGCGCGGCACGTTGACGACGATCGGGCCGCTCCGGGCCAGCGGCGGACAGCCCCCCTGCATCTCCGCCGTCCTCGGCCACAGGGCGCCGGCAACCGCCATCAGGCAGACCAGCAGCAGTCGGTACGCAACCTGTCGTTTCCCGTTCATGGTCATGATCCGTTCTCTCCGCGCACGCTTCTACAGCCGGCCGCGCTCGCCATGTCTGCCTGCGGGGCTGCCCGCGGGCGCTCGCTCCGCCGCCTCCCGGACCCGCAGCACCTTGTAGACGGCCACGGGCGTCACCCGGCCTTTGACGTAGATCGAGCCGAGGCCTTCGACCTCCACGTCGTCGTGCACCAGCTGGTAGGTGTCGTCGGTGATGAGCACCTCGCCGGCCCGCGCCTCGCCCTCCAGCCGCGCGGCGACGTTCACCACGTCCCCGATGGCCGTGTAGCTCTTGACGTCGGGCGACCCGATCATCCCGACGATACCCGATCCAGTGTTGATGCCGATGCCGAACGACGCCCGATGCCCTTCTGGGGCGGGCCGCTCGGCAAACCGCTTCTGCATCGCCAGGGCCGCCCTGACGGCCTGGAGGGCGTGGTTCTCCAGCGGCGCGGGCGCGCCGAACAGCGCCATGACGGCGTCGCCGATGTACTTGTCGATGCTGCCCTTGTGCTCCAGGATCACGTCGGTGGCCGCCCCGAGGTAGCCGTTCAGGATCTCGACCACGTCCTCGGGCGGCAACCGCTCAGACAGGCCCGTGAAGCCGCGAATGTCCGCGAACATGATCGTCAGCGTGCGGCGGTCGCCCCCGAACCCGGAGCCTTCCCCGCCGATCCGCAGGACTTCCTGCAGCACGTCTGGCGACATCATCCCGCCGAAGATCCGCATGATCCGCTCGCGCTCGGCGCCGGCCTCGCGCCGCTCCCGTTCGAGCCGCGCCAGGAAGGTCCGGTCTTCGAGCGCCAGCACGTAGCCGACCGTCCCGCCGGCGTCGTCCTTGAGCGGCGAGAGGCGGTGTTCGAAGTGGACGTAGCCGCGCCCGCGCAGCTCGCCCACCATGTCGAAGCCCTGGATCGTCACGCCGGGATCGTCGCCGGAGCCGGCGAACGGCGCGCCGAGGGCCAGCATGAAGCGCGGTGGCAAGATGCTGCCGAGCGGCGTCCCGACCACGGCGGATGGATCCACCAGCAGCATCTCGGCGGCGGCGCGGTTGCAACTGGTGATGACGCCCTCGCGGTCAACTGCGATGATCCCGCTGCTGACACTCCTGAGGATGCGGTCCTGGGCCGTCTGCAGCGAGCCGATCTGGCGGACCTGCTGCTCGTAGCGCGCCCGCAGCTGGGCGCTGTCGATAGCCGCCGCGCTGAGGCTGGCGAACGTCGTCAGCAGGTCGAGATCCACCAGCGTGAACGCCGTGCCCACGCTCGGGGCGTCGGCGTAGAGCGCCCCGATGCAGCGCTCGCCAGCGACCAGCGGCACACACAGCGCCGCACCCTGACCCAGATCGTGACCCGAGCCATGACCGGCGTGATGGCCGTGACCGTGCCCGTTGGCCGAGACCTGGACCCCCAGCCCGGGATCGGCCACGACGGCGTCGCCGGCCAGGATCGGCTGGCCGCTCTGGAGCACCTGCTCGACCAGCCGCGCGGGAGTGCTGTGGTCGGCATCGGGGCGTGCGTCCAGGTCGGCAGCCAGGTCGGCGGCCGTCAGCCCGCGTCCGGCCGCGAAGACCGGGCGGGCGGCCGGCTCGTCCGCGAGCAGGATGGCGGCCCGCCGCGCCTCGGCCACCGCGAGCGCGCCGGCCAGGATGGCGTCCAGCGTCTCGGCGAGGCCGGGGTGCGAGCCGATCCACCGCGCCGCCGTCGAGAGCACGGCCAGCCGGCTGACCGGCGGCTCAGGATGCATGCCCGAGGCTGCGTGGCCCCTCGTCGCCGGCATCGCGCCGCCCAGGCCCGCCGCTGACGGACGGCCGGACGGGCCGGTAGACAGGTTGGAAGCCGGGTGGGCAGACGAGTCAATCGGCCAGGGCGACGCCGGTGGCAACGGGGGCGACGTGCTGGACAGCGGAGGCGCCATCGTGGTGGCCTGCCCGGTGCCCCACTCGCGTCCCTCATGTTCCGGGAGCGCCGCGATCTCCACGATCCCGACGGTGATGTTGTCGGTGCCGCCGCGCTGGTTTGCCAGCTCCAGGAGACGGTGCGCTGTCATCCGCGGGTCGCCCTGGCTGCCGATCCGCAGCAGCTCGGCGTCCGCGACGTGCCGGAACAGCCCGTCCGAGCAGAGCAGCAGCCGGTCGCCAGCCATCAGCCGCTCGTGGAAGAGGTCTGGCTGGACGGTCGGCCGGTTCCCCAGGCAGCGCAGCAGCGTGTGGCGGCCGGGATGGTGCTCGGCCTCGTCGGGGCGCAGCCGCCCGAGCCGGACCTCCTCGGCGGCGAGGGTGTGGTCCCGGGTGATCTGGCGGATCGTGCCCGCCCGCAGCAGGTACGCTCGGCAGTCGCCGGCCGCGAGGATCCAGGTCTCACCATCGCGCAGCACCGCCGCCACGACGGTCGTGGCCCACCGCTTCTCGGCGGGCCGCGCCTGCTGCCCAAGCTCCCAGAGCCGCTGGTTGGCCTGCTGGGCCGCCGTCTGAAGCGTCGCGCCGTAGTCCTGCCCCGAGTGGTCCCAGCCGGCCCGCAGGAACGTCTCGACGGCCAGCCGGGCGGCGTCGCGGCCGGTCCCATGCTGGCTGAGGCCGTCCGCCACGATCCAGACGGAAGGATGTCCGGCGGCCTCGCCGGCCTCGTCGGGATCGAGCGAGCCGCACCAGTCCTCGTTGACGGGGCGCAGCCGGCCAGGATCGGAGACGATTGCGCCGCGTGCCTGGAAGGTTGTCAGGGCGAACATCTGCGTACCACCAATCGCCAAGCCGCACGAGCAGAAGTGCTATCGGAGGGCCCTCACCCGCCAGCCCCCTCCGCTGCGCGGCACGCCGTCATGGCTCATACCGGCCTCCCGATGGTCGTCGGGCGGGGGGCCGGCGTCGGCGTGTAGGACGCCAGCCGCTGCCGCGCCTCTGGCCGCCCGGGGATCACGTTCTGGGCGCGGGTCAGCACCGGGAACGCGCCGTTGCGGTCGCCGGCCGCGATGAGCCGGTCAGCTTTCGCGATCAGCAGCGCGTACAGTTTCTCGCGGGTGTCGCGGAAGCCGGCGTCCACCTGCATGATCGCTTCGAGCGCGGCGATGGCCGCCTCGTCGTCGCGGCCCCAGGCGGCCTCCATCCGGGCGTAGTGGCGGGCCAGCGTCACCTGCTGCTGGCCGCTCAGGGCGTCGCCGTCGTTCGGCGCGAGCCGCAACGCCTGCTCGAAGCGGGCGGCGCTCTCGTCGAGGCGGCCGGCCTCCAGCAACCGGCTTCCGTGCGCCACGTAGAGCTTGCGAAGCGTCTCGTGGATGTCGTCCATCACCGCGCCATCAACCTGCACCTCGGGATCCCCGAGCATCGTCTCCAGGCGGGAGATCGCGCCGGTCAGGTCGCCGCCTTCAGCCGCCTGCTGGGCCTGCACGACGCGGTCGCCGGGCGGGATCGAGGTCGGGGTGGGCACGGCGGCCGGCAGGGGTGTGGGTACAGCAGTGGGTGGGGACGTGGGGGCGGCAGCCGGTGCGGCGACAGTCTGCGACGCAGACGGCGTGGCTGGGACAGGGGTTGTCTGCTCTTCCACGGCCGGCGCGGGCGTCGCCATCGTCGTGCCCACCGTGCTCACCGCGACGGGCGTCCCCGGGCCAACCATCCGTTCGAGCAGGCCCACCTGATGCAGCACCAGCAGCCCGCCGAACAGCACCACGATCAGCACGATGACCAGCGCAAACGCCACCAGCCAGGAGTTGACGAGCGGCGCGCGCCGGCCGTCCACGGGGAAGCCGGTCGGCGTCATCACGTCCGCGCCGTACAGCATGACCGGCCCCGTCGGGATGCTGCCAGGGTAGCTGGCAGCCTGGGCCGGCAGTGGGGAGGGGGCTGGGGCCGGGGTGTAGGCCGGCGCGGTACTCGGCGGGCCGGCCTGGACCGGGGGCGGCGTTGCCGTCACGACGGCCCGCGGCTGGTACGCGGGCAGCGACGGCGGATAGCCCGGGGGCTGGCAGCTCTCGGGTTGGTAGCTCGTCGGCTGCTGGTAGCCCTGCGGCAGCGGCCCGGCCACCGGCGGCCACGCCGAGACGGGCGAGGCTGCCGCTGCTGGCGTCCCCCAGGCCGGGGCCGGCGCTTGATTCGGAGACGGCGTCTGGCGGGGCGGTGGCGCTGGCGTGGCGACCGTCGGCTCGTAGAGGCTCGTCTCGCCTGCGCCTGCGCCTGCTGCCGCCTCATGGCCGGCCGGCGACGTGCCGGTCAACGCATCGCGCGTGGCGTCCACCAGCGCACGCGCCGTCTGGTAGCGGGCGGCGGGATCCTTCGCCATCGCGCGGGCCACCACACCGTTGAGGGCACGCGGCAACCCCGGCCGGACCGTGTCGAGCGGGGGCGGAGGCTCGTGGACGTGCATGAACAAGAGCGAGGGCGTCGTGTCGGCGCTGAACGGCGGCCGGCCGCTCAGCATCTCGTGGAGCATCACGCCGAGGGCGTAGAGGTCGGAGCGCTTGTCCACGCTGCCGCCCCGCGCCTGCTCCGGCGACATGTACTGCGGCGTGCCGATGACCATCCGCGCCGAGGTCAGGTTGCTCTGGCCGCCGGCCCGGGCGATGCCGAAGTCGGTCAGCGTGAGCACGTCGCCCGGCTCCACCATGATGTTGGCCGGTTTGATGTCCCGGTGCAGCACGCCGTGTTCGTGGGCGAAGTCGAGCGCGCCGGCGATCTGCTCCAACATCGACAGGGCACGCCGCGGATCGAGCGGACCCTCGCGGTGCAGCAGTTGGGAGAGGCTCTCCCCCTCGATGTAGCGCATCGCGATGTAGTGGGAGCCTTCAGCCTGCCCCACGTCGTAGATGGTGACGATGTGATCGTGCCGGAGGTTCGCGGCGATGCGCGCCTCGCGCAAGAAGCGTTGCACGATTATGTCGTCCTGCGCGAGGGCCGGGTGCAGCAGCTTGAGGGCAACCTGACGCCGCAGTCCAAGCTGCTCGGCCAGGAAGACCGAGGCCATTCCGCCCTGCCCCAGGAGCTTGAGGACCTTGTAATGGCCGATCACCGTGCCGATCACCCTGCGCCTCCTTTCGAGAGACGGTGATGCCCGACGCCTCAGCAGCAGGGCATGCGGGCAGGCACGCTTCCACCATCACTGTGCGCCGAACGGGGGCCAGACGGTGCTGACGAGTGACACTACCTGTCCATGACAACCGTCCGTGCCCGGGGGCACGCGCACGCTCGGCCTGCCGGCAAGGAGAAATCCGCCGTCAGGCGCGCTGCAGCAGCCTCGCGATGGTTGCCAGCAGATCCTCGATGTCGAACGGCTTCGTGAGCGTCGCCGCCACATCCAGCTCGTCGGCGATGGCCCGGGCCTCGCGCGCCCCGGACAGCACCACCACCGGGATGCGGTCCCAGCCGCCTTCGAGCGCCCGCTGAGCCGTGCGGAACGCGCGCCCGTCCATCACCGGCATCATCAGATCCAGCACGATCAGGTCCGGCGTCCAGTCTTCCAGCACGTCGAGCGCATCCCGCCCGTGCAGCGCCCGACGGACCTCGTACCCCTCGTCGCGCAGGACGTCCGTCACGAACTGGGCGATGGATTCCTCATCCTCGACCACCAGTACCCGTCCGGCGCTACCCATCCGTCACCCCCGGCCCCCGCTGGGGATCGTCGTTCGCAGCCCGCTGCCCGGCGTCCGCTGCGTGCCGCTGGCTGCCGGATGGTGCGCCCGCTTCAGCTCGCGCAACAGCAACTCGGCATCGTACGGCCGATCTTCCACGATCGGGAGACGTAGGGCGGAGACGTTCGCCGCGCACGTCACAGACGCGCCGGTTGATTCAAGAGTGCCCAAGAGAGTCCCAGTTGGCGAACGGCTTCCGTGCTCATCTCGAAGCCAATACCGTTGTCCTGCACGAAGTAGGCCACCTCAGCGCTTTCGAGACGCCAGCCCACCGCGATGACGGCCGGCGCGCGGGTCCGGCCGAACTCGATCGCGTTCGACAGCAGATTGGCGAGGACCAGCCGAAGCATGCGCGGGTCACCCTCGGTCGGCAGCAGCGAGCGCCGGGCGCAGCCGGTCATCGCCACCGTCCTGGTCCGGCTCGATACGGCGCACAGGCCTGACCGAGGCGAGGGGGCCGGTACGCTCGGTCATGGGTGTCCCGGCGGCGGGAAGAAGGTCACGGGGTCAGTGACTCCGGGTGGTCTGGACGCACACAAGACGCAATGCGCGGGCATGACGCGCGCGTCTTGGAGAACCTCAGGCGGACAGGGGCGCTGGCTGACAGCCTTCGATGACGCGCTCGATTGACTCAAGCAGGATGTCGAGGTCGAATGGTTTCACGAGACAGCCCGTGCAGCCGTCGCCGGAGGCGGAGAGGTACGCCTGCCCGTCTTTGGGCGCGGCGGTCAGCATCAGCACCGGCAGGCGGGCGGTTCGCTCACTGGCGCGCAGCTTCTCGAGGCACTGCCAGCCGGACATGCCCGGCAACCGTCCGTCCAGAATCATCACGTCTGGCACGGACTGGCCCAGGTGGGCCAGGGCGTCTTCGGCTGACGCGCACGTCCGGACGTCGTACCCCTCGTCACTCAGGAACGCTTCTACGACGTCTCGAATCTGTGGGACGTCATCCACCAGGAGGATAGTAGGCATCAGCGGCTCCTCACGGGCTCACTCCTCTCGCATAAACCGTGCCGAAGGCATGTCTCACCGAGACGTCCACATCCGGCACGGTTTATGCATAAGGGCTGCCGATTTGCGGCGCGGTCCTGTTCCGAGAGAGCACCCTGACGGCAGAATCGTGCGCCTCACGATGAGGCACGGGAGAGGGAAAGGGAGAAGGAGTGGGAGTGGGAGTGGGGCGCACCATACAGCCTGAGGTCAGCGACGATGCACCGCCAGTCGCCCACAGCGTCCTGGCCGGCGGCGGGGAGATGGGCGCGCGCATGCGGGCGTTTGATTGGGCCGCCACACCGCTCGGGCCGGTCGAGCGCTGGCCGCAGGCGCTCAAGACCGCGACCCGCATCCTGCTGACCTCGCGCCAGCCGATGTTCGTGTGGTGGGGCGACGAGCTGACCAACATCTACAACGATGCCTACCGCACCGTCCTGGGTGGCAAGCACCCGGGCGCCCTGGGCCGTCCGGCCAGCGAGGTCTGGCGCGAGATCTGGCCGCAGATCGAGCCGCGCGCGGTTGCCGCGCTGGGCGGCCTCGAAGGCACCTTCGACGAGTCGCTCCTGCTGATCATGGAGCGGAACGGCTACCAGGAGGAGACGTACTACACGTTCTCCTACAGCCCGGTCCCCAACGACGAGGGCGGCGTCGGCGGCATCTTCTGCGCCAACAACGAGGATACCCAGCGGATCATCGGGCAGCGTCAGTTGAGCCTGCTGCGCGAGCTGGCCGCCGCCACTGCCGACGCCCGCACCATCGACGCGGCCTGCACCCTCAGCGCGCGCGGCCTCGCGGCCAACCCGCACGACTTGCCGTTCGCCCTGCTCTACCTCGTCGACCGCGACGGCGAGCGCGCCGTGCTGGCCGGGGCGGCCGGCATCGAGCCTGGACACCCGGCCGCGCCGCACGCGCTGCCACTGACCGCCAGCACGCCGCCCGCGGCGGATGGCACGTCCCTGGCTGCAGGCGGCGTCCGCTGGCCCCTCGGCGAGGTTGCCAGGACCGGCGAGCCGGCCCACCTGATCGATCTCGATGGGTGGGCCGGCATCCTCCCGACAGGCGCCTGGGACCGCCCGCCCTGCCAGGCGGTTGCCTTGCCCGTGACCTCTTCCGGGCGGGCTGGCGTGGCCGGCGTCCTGGTCGCCGGGCTCAACCCGTACCGTCAGTACGACGACACCTACCGAGGCTTCCTCGATCTGGTGGTGGGGCAGATCGCCGCCAGCATGGCGACTGCCCAGGCCTACGAGGACGAGCGCCGCCGCGCCGAAGCCCTGGCGGAGCTGGACCGTGCCAAGACCGTCTTCTTCTCGAACGTCTCCCACGAGTTCCGCACGCCGCTCACCCTCCTGCTCGGCCCGACCGAGGACGCCCTGGCCGACGATCTCCAGCCGCTCCCGCCAGCGCAGCGGGAACGGCTCGAAGTCGCTCGGCGCAACGCCCGCCGCCTGCTGCGGCTGGTCAACACCCTGCTCGATTTCTCGCGCATCGAGGCCGGGCGCGTGCAGGCATCGTATGAGGCAACGAATCTGCCGGCCTTCTCCGCCGATCTGGCCTCCAACTTCCGGTCCGCCGTGGAGCGTGCCAGCCTCACCCTGGTGGTGGACTGCCCGCCACTGCCGGCCGGGGTCACCGCCTACGTGGACCGCGAGATGTGGGAGAAGATCGTCCTCAACCTGATCTCGAACGCCTTCAAGTTCACCTTCGCGGGCAGCATCGCGGTCTCGCTGCGGGTGCGGGGCGACCACGTCGAGCTACAGGTTGCGGACACCGGCACCGGTATCGCCGCCGACGAGCTGCCGAGGGTGTTCGAGCGGTTTCACCGGGTCCACGGTGCGCGGGGCCGGACCCACGAAGGCAGCGGCATCGGGCTGGCGCTCGTGCGAGAGCTGGTGCAGTTGCATGGTGGGACCATCAGCGTCGAGAGCGTGCTGGACCGTGGGACGACGTTCACCGTCACCCTGCCGCTCGGGAAGGAGCACCTGCCGGCCGACCGGATCGGCGTGGCCCGCACGGTCGACTCGACAGCCACGGGCGCAGCGCCGTTCATCGAGGAGGCGATGCACTGGCTGCCGGATGCGCCCTCAGTGGACGACGAGCGGGGCTGGCTCGACGTGCTGGCGTCGGATGCGCCGGCGCTCCGCGCGCCACCGCTCCGCGCGCCGCTGCCAGGCCAGCGGGTCGGCCCGCGCATCCGCGTGCTGCTGGCCGACGACAACCGCGACATGCGGGAGTACGTGACGCGGCTGCTCCAGGGGTTCTACCAGGTCGAGGCGGTGGCGGATGGCGAGGCGGCCCTGCATGCCGCGCGCGCCCGGCGGCCGGGCCTCGTGCTGTCCGACGTGATGATGCCCCGCATGGACGGCTTCGAGCTGGTAGCGGCGCTCCGGGCTGACCCGGCTACCCGCGAGATCCCGATCCTGCTGCTCTCGGCGCGGGCCGGCGAGGAGGCCCGCATCGAGGGCCTGCAAGGCGGCGCGGACGACTACCTGACCAAGCCGTTTTCGGCGCGCGAGCTGCTGGCGCGGGTCGAAACGCAGGTTCAGCTCTCCTTGCTGCGCACCGAGTCCGTGCGCCAGGAGCGCGCCGCCCGCTCTCAGCTTGAGCGGCTGCTGGAGCAGGCGCCAGCCGCCATGTGCCTGCTGGACGGCCCGGACCACGTCTACACCCTGGCGAACGCCCGCTACGTCGAGCTCGTTGGCGACCGCGACGTCATGGGAAAGTCCATCCGTGATGCCCTGCCGGAGCTGGAGGGTCAGGGGATCATCGAGCTGCTGGACCGGGTGTACCAGACGGGCGAGCCGTACGTGGCGAGCGAGCTGCCGGCCCAGCTCGCGGTGGGCGAGGGCGGGGCGCTGAAGACGATCTACTTCAACCTCGTGTACGCGCCCGTGCGGACGGTCGATGGCGCGGTGGAGAGCGTGTTCGTGCATGCCTACGACGTGACGGCGCAGGTCGAGGCGCGGCAGGTTGCCGAAGAGGCGGTGCGGATCCGCGACGAGTTTCTCTCCATCGCCTCCCACGAGCTGCGGAACCCGGTGGCGGGCCTCAAAGGGACGGCCCAGCTGGCCCGTCGCAGCCAGCGCACCGGCCGCCTGGATGCCGAGCGTCTCGAACGGTATCTCTCCTCTATCGAGTCCGGGGCGGGGCGGCTTGCGACGCTCACCGAAGACCTGCTCGACGTGTCACGGCTGCAGCGCGGTGAGCTGCCCCTGCGCCGGCGGCGCATCGACCTGGCGGCCCTGGTGCGGGAGTCGGTGGCGCGGCAGCCACTGGATCCGGCTCAGGTGGTCCGCCTGCAGGTCACGGAAGGCCTCCCGCGGGCCTTCCTCGATCCTGACCGGGTCGAGCAGATCGCGACCAACCTGCTCGACAACGCCGCCAAGTACTCGCCGGACCGGGGTGAGATCCGCGTGACGCTCACATCCGAGGGCGACGGCGTGCTGCTGCTGGTCGAGGATCGTGGCATCGGGCTGCCGCCGGGCGCTGCCGAGCACATCTTCGAGCCGTTTGGACGGGCCCCGAACGCGCAGACCGCGAACATCCCTGGCCTCGGGCTGGGCCTCTACATCTGCCGGCAGATCGCGCAGCAGCACGGCGGCCGGCTCTGGGCTGAGAGCGCTGGCGAAGGCCAGGGCACGACGTTCGCACTGTGGCTGCCGCTGCACGCCGACGGTCAGGCCGACGGGGACGGGCTGGCCGAGCCGCCGAGCGCGCCTGACTGAGCCGCTGCGTAGGCCTGGACCGCTGCCACCTGCCCGGCCGTCTCGACAGACCCCGGCCGCACGCGCCGGATCTCCGCGATGGCCGCCTCAGCCGTCCGCCCCTGCGCCACGAGGTAGCAGGCCAGCACCGTGCCGGTCCGCCCGAGGCCGCCGCCGCAGTGCACGGCGACGCGCCGCCTCTCGGCCTGGGCCTGCCCGAGCGCCGCCACAGCCTGCTCGATCTGCTCGGCGCTCGGCGCGGTGAAGTCGCGAACCGGCAGGTGCAGCTCTGTCATGGCATGCTGGGCGAGCCGCTCCGGCCGGTGGGCGCGCTGGTGGAGGTTGACCAGCAGCGTGATGCCCTGGCCGGCAAGCGCCGCGAGCGCCGCCTCGCGTCGGGGATAGGCGCACGCCAGCACCCGACCATCCAGGACCCACGCACCCGCGTCCGCCAGCACGCCAGCCGCCCGCAGCAGCCTC
This window contains:
- a CDS encoding response regulator, whose protein sequence is MGARMRAFDWAATPLGPVERWPQALKTATRILLTSRQPMFVWWGDELTNIYNDAYRTVLGGKHPGALGRPASEVWREIWPQIEPRAVAALGGLEGTFDESLLLIMERNGYQEETYYTFSYSPVPNDEGGVGGIFCANNEDTQRIIGQRQLSLLRELAAATADARTIDAACTLSARGLAANPHDLPFALLYLVDRDGERAVLAGAAGIEPGHPAAPHALPLTASTPPAADGTSLAAGGVRWPLGEVARTGEPAHLIDLDGWAGILPTGAWDRPPCQAVALPVTSSGRAGVAGVLVAGLNPYRQYDDTYRGFLDLVVGQIAASMATAQAYEDERRRAEALAELDRAKTVFFSNVSHEFRTPLTLLLGPTEDALADDLQPLPPAQRERLEVARRNARRLLRLVNTLLDFSRIEAGRVQASYEATNLPAFSADLASNFRSAVERASLTLVVDCPPLPAGVTAYVDREMWEKIVLNLISNAFKFTFAGSIAVSLRVRGDHVELQVADTGTGIAADELPRVFERFHRVHGARGRTHEGSGIGLALVRELVQLHGGTISVESVLDRGTTFTVTLPLGKEHLPADRIGVARTVDSTATGAAPFIEEAMHWLPDAPSVDDERGWLDVLASDAPALRAPPLRAPLPGQRVGPRIRVLLADDNRDMREYVTRLLQGFYQVEAVADGEAALHAARARRPGLVLSDVMMPRMDGFELVAALRADPATREIPILLLSARAGEEARIEGLQGGADDYLTKPFSARELLARVETQVQLSLLRTESVRQERAARSQLERLLEQAPAAMCLLDGPDHVYTLANARYVELVGDRDVMGKSIRDALPELEGQGIIELLDRVYQTGEPYVASELPAQLAVGEGGALKTIYFNLVYAPVRTVDGAVESVFVHAYDVTAQVEARQVAEEAVRIRDEFLSIASHELRNPVAGLKGTAQLARRSQRTGRLDAERLERYLSSIESGAGRLATLTEDLLDVSRLQRGELPLRRRRIDLAALVRESVARQPLDPAQVVRLQVTEGLPRAFLDPDRVEQIATNLLDNAAKYSPDRGEIRVTLTSEGDGVLLLVEDRGIGLPPGAAEHIFEPFGRAPNAQTANIPGLGLGLYICRQIAQQHGGRLWAESAGEGQGTTFALWLPLHADGQADGDGLAEPPSAPD
- a CDS encoding dual specificity protein phosphatase family protein, producing the protein MRRLLRAAGVLADAGAWVLDGRVLACAYPRREAALAALAGQGITLLVNLHQRAHRPERLAQHAMTELHLPVRDFTAPSAEQIEQAVAALGQAQAERRRVAVHCGGGLGRTGTVLACYLVAQGRTAEAAIAEIRRVRPGSVETAGQVAAVQAYAAAQSGALGGSASPSPSA